The Hymenobacter monticola DNA segment CCAAATTCAGAAAACCAACATGGACCGGATGATGGCCGCCAGCAACGCCCGCGCCATGACCATGCGCACCGATTTGGACTACGCCCAGATGATGGTGGACCACCACCAGGCGGCCATCGACAACTCCGAGGCGCTGCTCCAGCACGGCCGCAACGCCACGATGCGTCAGCTGGCGCAGGCCATCATCACCGACCAGCGCCAGGAGATTGCCACGCTGCAAAACTGGATTTCGCGCAACCGGTAATCATTGGCTTTACCCTATCCAAAAAGGCAGCTCCTGCAGGGCTGCCTTTTTTGCTTTTAGAGAGCGGTGGGTAGCCCGGTTTGCCACTCACTGGCTTATTTCACGGAAAGGTACCTAATGCGCACCCTGACTGTTTTACGCCTTATCCTATCCGTGGTCGTTGGCCTGGGGCTAGCCGGTTGCCGGTCCTCCGCCGTTGTCCCGTCGTTCCCAGCTACTGCCGGGTACCGTCACCCGCGACTGGCACCGCGCGTTGATACGGCGACGGTCGTTCCCGCCCAGGAGCGCCCTGCCACCCTGCCGCAGCGGGTAAAGACAGCGGTTCCGCCCCGGGGCGCGGGCGCGCCGGACTATGTGTCCAAGCAGAAAAGGAGCCCGGCGGACCGGCCGGATAGCAGCTTTGCCAAAGTAACGCCCGGGGGTACTGCGCGCGGCGCCACCCCGCCGGTGGCCCCGGGCGGGCGCCGACAGTATGCCACCGCCAAGTTATCCAGTGCCCAAACGCTGGTGCACTATGGCCTGCACTTTGTTTTTCCGGTCGTGCTGGCGCTGGTGTTTTTTCCCTTGGTGTGGCAAACCGCTTACCTGGTGATGCTGGCCACCATGGCCATTGACCTGGACCACCTGCTGGCCAAACCCATTTTCGACCCGCTGCGCTGCAGTATCGGCTATCATCCGCTGCACTCCTTTTACGCCATCCCAGTGTATGCTCTGCTGCTTTTGCTG contains these protein-coding regions:
- a CDS encoding DUF6122 family protein is translated as MSKQKRSPADRPDSSFAKVTPGGTARGATPPVAPGGRRQYATAKLSSAQTLVHYGLHFVFPVVLALVFFPLVWQTAYLVMLATMAIDLDHLLAKPIFDPLRCSIGYHPLHSFYAIPVYALLLLLPATQIVAVGLLFHLFTDTVDCLWNFSHCHECYLNSRIYALRNRVRKLLGREVIE